Proteins encoded by one window of Streptomyces sp. ALI-76-A:
- the nrtL gene encoding ArgS-related anticodon-binding protein NrtL, with product MTPVELSRTVLRAVRRAVDVGELNVTVPERAVVTVPGPGGCGDYATNIALQLARAAGRPPRQVAEILRPRLADADGVRDVVVTGPGFLNISLRGSSSAALVEEILRRGPRYGYVEQPGGHVVRLHAPHEVRAVVVMDVVARLLRSQGALVHTSCDACTEPACPEPAWVDVLGVRLDTYDAPSAPDAPTPLEGTGKRTGTSTSTGTATIDIAVRPVPATLTPHPLDPDATRWALLHPAAHNRPRTTGEHLVQRESNPLFRVRYAHARTRALARNAADLGFHAEPGDAGAYDHDGLVGVLADHPRVLAAAAAQRAPDRLARHLVTVADAVLPFLPAVLPRGEEKPSAAHRARLALAEAAGTVLAGGLSLLGIDAPDHL from the coding sequence GTGACCCCCGTCGAGCTCTCCCGTACCGTGCTGCGCGCGGTCCGTCGGGCTGTCGACGTGGGGGAGCTGAACGTGACCGTTCCGGAGCGGGCCGTGGTGACCGTGCCCGGGCCCGGTGGGTGTGGTGACTACGCCACCAACATCGCCCTCCAGCTCGCCCGCGCGGCCGGGCGGCCGCCGCGACAGGTCGCCGAGATCCTGCGGCCGCGTCTCGCGGACGCCGACGGCGTCCGCGACGTCGTCGTCACCGGGCCCGGGTTCCTCAACATCAGCCTGCGCGGTTCCTCGTCCGCTGCCCTCGTCGAGGAGATCCTGCGGCGCGGACCGCGGTACGGGTACGTCGAGCAGCCCGGCGGACACGTCGTCCGGCTGCACGCTCCGCACGAGGTCCGGGCCGTCGTGGTCATGGACGTCGTCGCCCGGCTGCTGCGCTCCCAGGGGGCGCTCGTACACACCAGCTGCGACGCGTGCACCGAACCCGCGTGCCCCGAACCGGCGTGGGTGGACGTCCTCGGTGTACGGCTGGACACGTACGACGCACCCAGCGCACCCGACGCACCCACCCCGCTGGAAGGCACCGGCAAGCGGACCGGCACCAGCACAAGCACCGGCACCGCCACCATCGACATCGCCGTACGCCCCGTACCGGCAACCCTCACCCCCCACCCCCTGGACCCCGACGCCACCCGCTGGGCCCTCCTCCACCCCGCCGCGCACAACCGGCCCCGGACCACCGGTGAGCACCTCGTGCAGCGTGAGAGCAACCCCCTCTTCCGCGTGCGGTACGCCCACGCCCGTACCCGGGCTCTCGCCCGCAACGCCGCCGACCTGGGGTTCCACGCCGAACCCGGTGACGCGGGAGCGTACGACCACGACGGGCTCGTCGGGGTGCTCGCCGATCACCCGCGGGTCCTCGCCGCGGCCGCGGCCCAGCGTGCCCCCGACCGGCTCGCCCGGCACCTCGTCACCGTGGCCGATGCCGTCCTTCCCTTCCTTCCCGCCGTCCTCCCGCGCGGCGAGGAGAAACCCTCGGCCGCCCACCGTGCCCGGCTGGCTCTTGCCGAAGCCGCCGGGACGGTGCTGGCCGGCGGCCTGTCCCTGCTCGGCATCGACGCACCCGACCACCTCTGA
- the lysA gene encoding diaminopimelate decarboxylase — protein MSRSAHPAGPRHADVYPEGHYSAPPADLNALDPKVWAQTVGRDQDGVVTVGGIDVKTLAEQHGTPAYVIDEADFRARARAWRSAFGRDADVFYAGKAFLSRAVVRWLHEEGLNLDVCSGGELATALSAGMPADRIAFHGNNKSTQEIHRAIEAGVGRIVLDSFQEIVRVAHIAQSLGKRQRVQIRVTVGVEAHTHEFIATAHEDQKFGVPLAGGQAAEAVRRALQLDGLEVIGIHSHIGSQIFDMSGFEVAAHRVVGLLRDIRDEHGVELPEIDLGGGLGIAYTSDDDPREPHEIAKALTEIVTRECEAAKLRTPRISVEPGRAIVGPTAFTLYEVGTTKPLDGLRTYVSVDGGMSDNIRTALYDAEYSVALVSRTSDAAPMLARVVGKHCESGDIVVKDAFLPADLAPGDLIAVPATGAYCRSMASNYNHVLRPPVVAVNDGESRVIVRRETEEDLLRLDVG, from the coding sequence ATGAGTCGTTCCGCACACCCCGCCGGGCCCCGGCACGCCGATGTGTACCCCGAGGGGCACTACTCCGCGCCGCCCGCCGACCTCAACGCCCTCGATCCCAAGGTGTGGGCCCAGACCGTCGGCCGTGACCAGGACGGCGTCGTCACCGTCGGCGGCATCGACGTGAAGACGCTCGCCGAGCAGCACGGCACCCCCGCCTACGTCATCGACGAGGCCGACTTCCGGGCCCGCGCCCGCGCCTGGCGGAGCGCCTTCGGGCGCGACGCCGACGTCTTCTACGCCGGCAAGGCCTTCCTCTCCCGGGCCGTCGTCCGCTGGCTGCACGAGGAAGGGCTCAACCTGGACGTGTGCTCCGGTGGCGAGCTCGCCACCGCGCTGTCCGCCGGGATGCCGGCCGACCGCATCGCCTTCCACGGCAACAACAAGTCGACACAGGAGATCCACCGGGCCATCGAGGCGGGTGTCGGGCGGATCGTGCTCGACTCCTTCCAGGAGATCGTCCGGGTCGCGCACATCGCGCAGTCCCTGGGCAAGCGGCAGCGCGTCCAGATCCGGGTCACGGTCGGCGTCGAGGCGCACACCCACGAGTTCATCGCCACCGCCCACGAGGACCAGAAGTTCGGCGTCCCGCTGGCCGGTGGGCAGGCCGCCGAGGCCGTACGGCGTGCGCTTCAGCTGGACGGGCTGGAAGTGATCGGGATCCACAGTCACATCGGGTCGCAGATCTTCGACATGTCCGGCTTCGAGGTCGCCGCCCACCGGGTCGTCGGGCTGCTGAGGGACATCCGGGACGAGCACGGCGTCGAACTGCCCGAGATCGACCTCGGTGGCGGTCTCGGCATCGCGTACACGAGTGACGACGATCCCCGCGAGCCGCACGAGATCGCCAAGGCCCTGACCGAGATCGTCACCCGGGAGTGCGAGGCCGCCAAGCTGCGCACCCCGCGCATCTCCGTCGAACCCGGCCGCGCCATCGTCGGACCGACCGCCTTCACGCTGTACGAGGTCGGCACCACCAAGCCCCTCGACGGGCTGCGGACGTACGTCTCCGTCGACGGCGGCATGTCCGACAACATCCGTACCGCGCTGTACGACGCCGAGTACAGCGTCGCCCTGGTGTCCCGGACGAGCGACGCCGCGCCGATGCTCGCCCGCGTCGTCGGCAAGCACTGCGAGAGCGGTGACATCGTGGTGAAGGACGCGTTCCTGCCGGCCGACCTGGCGCCGGGGGACCTCATCGCCGTGCCGGCCACCGGCGCGTACTGCCGGTCCATGGCCAGCAACTACAACCACGTGCTGCGCCCGCCGGTCGTCGCGGTCAACGACGGGGAGTCCCGGGTGATCGTCCGCCGGGAGACCGAGGAGGATCTCCTGCGCCTCGACGTCGGGTGA
- a CDS encoding homoserine dehydrogenase, whose protein sequence is MMRTRPLKVALLGCGVVGSEVARIMTTHADDLAARIGAPVELAGVAVRRPGKVRDGIDPNLVTTDATALVKRGDIDVVVEVIGGIEPARGLITTAFEYGASVVSANKALLAQDGAALHAAAEEHDADLYYEAAVAGAIPLIRPLRESLAGDKVNRVLGIVNGTTNFILDKMDSTGAGYQEALDEATALGYAEADPTADVEGFDAAAKAAILAGIAFHTRVRLDDVHREGMTEVTAADFASAREMGCTIKLLAICERATDGASVTARVHPAMIPLSHPLASVRGAYNAVFVESDASGQLMFYGPGAGGAPTASAVLGDLVAVCRNRLNGSTGPGESAYTALPVSGMGEVVTRYHISLDVADKPGVLAQVATVFAEHGVSIDTVRQQGKDGEASLVVVTHRASDAALGGTVEALRKLDTVRGVASIMRVEGE, encoded by the coding sequence ATGATGCGTACGCGTCCGCTGAAGGTGGCGCTGCTGGGCTGTGGAGTGGTCGGCTCAGAGGTGGCGCGCATCATGACGACGCACGCCGACGACCTCGCCGCCCGCATCGGCGCCCCGGTGGAGCTCGCGGGCGTGGCCGTCCGGCGGCCCGGCAAGGTCCGTGACGGCATCGACCCGAACCTGGTCACCACCGACGCCACCGCCCTCGTCAAACGCGGCGACATCGACGTGGTAGTGGAGGTCATCGGCGGGATCGAGCCCGCTCGCGGCCTCATCACCACCGCCTTCGAGTACGGCGCCTCCGTCGTCTCCGCCAACAAGGCGCTGCTCGCCCAGGACGGCGCGGCCCTGCACGCCGCCGCCGAGGAGCACGACGCGGACCTCTACTACGAGGCCGCCGTCGCCGGTGCCATCCCGCTGATCCGCCCGCTGCGCGAGTCCCTCGCCGGCGACAAGGTCAACCGTGTGCTGGGCATCGTGAACGGGACGACGAACTTCATCCTCGACAAGATGGACAGCACGGGGGCGGGATACCAGGAAGCCCTCGACGAGGCCACCGCCCTGGGATACGCCGAGGCCGACCCGACCGCCGACGTCGAGGGGTTCGACGCCGCCGCCAAGGCCGCCATCCTCGCCGGGATCGCGTTCCACACGCGCGTGCGTCTCGACGACGTCCACCGTGAGGGCATGACCGAGGTGACGGCGGCCGACTTCGCCTCCGCCAGGGAGATGGGCTGCACCATCAAACTGCTCGCCATCTGCGAGCGGGCCACGGACGGCGCCTCCGTCACCGCGCGCGTGCACCCCGCGATGATCCCGCTGTCGCACCCGCTCGCCTCGGTGCGCGGCGCGTACAACGCGGTGTTCGTGGAGTCCGACGCCTCCGGCCAGCTGATGTTCTACGGGCCCGGCGCCGGCGGCGCCCCCACCGCCTCCGCGGTGCTCGGCGACCTCGTGGCCGTCTGCCGCAACCGGCTCAACGGCTCCACCGGGCCCGGTGAGTCGGCGTACACCGCGCTGCCCGTGTCGGGCATGGGCGAGGTCGTCACGCGGTACCACATCAGCCTTGACGTGGCCGACAAACCGGGCGTCCTCGCCCAGGTGGCCACCGTGTTCGCCGAGCACGGCGTGTCGATCGACACGGTTCGGCAGCAGGGGAAGGACGGCGAGGCCTCCCTCGTCGTCGTCACGCACCGCGCGTCCGACGCCGCCCTGGGCGGGACCGTCGAGGCGTTGCGCAAGCTCGACACCGTGCGTGGTGTCGCCAGCATCATGCGGGTTGAAGGAGAGTAA
- the thrC gene encoding threonine synthase, producing MTHQWRGIIEEYRERLPVSDTTTVVTLREGGTPLVPAQVLSERTGCEVHLKVEGANPTGSFKDRGMTMAITRAKEEGAKAVICASTGNTSASAAAYAVRAGMVSAVLVPQGKIALGKMGQALVHGAKILQVDGNFDDCLTLARALSDNYPVSLVNSVNPVRIEGQKTAAFEIVDMLGDAPDIHVLPVGNAGNITAYWKGYKEYAADGIATHTPRMWGFQASGSAPIVRGEVVKDPSTIATAIRIGNPASWQYALAARDESGGFIDEVTDREILRAYRLLAAQEGVFVEPASAASVAGLLKAAEQGKVDPGQRIVCTVTGNGLKDPDWAVAGAPQPVTVPVDAATAAERLGLV from the coding sequence ATGACCCACCAGTGGCGCGGAATCATCGAGGAGTACCGGGAGCGGCTGCCGGTGTCCGACACCACGACGGTCGTGACGCTCCGCGAGGGCGGCACGCCGCTCGTGCCCGCGCAGGTGCTCTCCGAGCGCACCGGCTGCGAGGTCCACCTCAAGGTGGAGGGCGCCAACCCCACCGGGTCCTTCAAGGACCGCGGTATGACCATGGCGATCACGCGGGCCAAGGAGGAGGGCGCGAAGGCGGTCATCTGCGCCTCCACCGGGAACACGTCCGCCTCCGCCGCCGCGTACGCCGTGCGCGCGGGCATGGTCTCGGCCGTTCTCGTCCCGCAGGGCAAGATCGCGCTCGGCAAGATGGGCCAGGCGCTCGTGCACGGCGCCAAGATCCTCCAGGTCGACGGCAACTTCGACGACTGCCTCACCCTCGCCCGTGCGCTGAGCGACAACTACCCCGTGTCGCTGGTCAATTCGGTCAACCCGGTACGCATCGAGGGCCAGAAGACGGCCGCGTTCGAGATCGTGGACATGCTCGGGGACGCCCCCGACATCCACGTCCTGCCGGTGGGCAACGCGGGCAACATCACCGCGTACTGGAAGGGCTACAAGGAGTACGCCGCCGACGGCATCGCCACGCACACCCCCCGCATGTGGGGCTTCCAGGCGTCCGGCAGCGCCCCGATCGTGCGCGGAGAGGTGGTCAAGGACCCGTCGACCATCGCCACCGCGATCCGCATCGGCAACCCCGCCTCCTGGCAGTACGCCCTGGCCGCGCGGGACGAGTCGGGCGGCTTCATCGACGAGGTGACGGACCGTGAGATCCTGCGCGCCTACCGGCTGTTGGCCGCGCAGGAGGGCGTCTTCGTCGAGCCCGCGTCCGCCGCGTCCGTCGCCGGTCTGCTGAAGGCGGCCGAGCAGGGCAAGGTCGACCCGGGACAGCGGATCGTGTGCACGGTCACCGGCAACGGCCTCAAGGACCCCGACTGGGCCGTCGCCGGCGCCCCGCAGCCGGTCACCGTCCCGGTCGACGCGGCGACCGCGGCCGAGCGCCTCGGCCTGGTCTGA
- the thrB gene encoding homoserine kinase — MAGPAFRAAAVRVRVPATSANLGPGFDAFGLSLGLYDDVVVRVADAGLHIDIAGEGSETLPRDENHLLVRSLRTAFDLLGGQPRGLEIVCANRIPHGRGLGSSSAAICAGIVAARAVTIGGDSRLDDAALLELATEIEGHPDNVAACLLGGFTLSWMEAGAARAIRMEPADSVVPVVFVPGKPVLTETARGLLPRSVPHVDAATNAGRAALLVEALTRRPELLLPATEDRLHQEYRAPAMPESAALVERLRADGVPAVISGAGPTVLALVDEDSADKVAHLAGEGWAANRLALDTQGAGVLPLAASSDI; from the coding sequence ATGGCCGGTCCAGCCTTCCGCGCCGCCGCCGTCAGGGTGCGCGTCCCCGCCACCAGCGCCAACCTCGGCCCAGGGTTCGACGCCTTCGGCCTGTCGCTGGGGCTCTACGACGACGTGGTCGTCCGGGTGGCCGACGCCGGGCTGCACATCGACATCGCGGGTGAGGGCAGCGAGACGCTCCCGCGGGACGAGAACCACCTTCTCGTACGGTCCCTGCGCACCGCCTTCGACCTGCTGGGCGGGCAGCCCCGCGGCCTGGAGATCGTCTGCGCGAACCGCATTCCGCACGGCCGGGGCCTGGGCTCCTCCTCGGCCGCCATCTGCGCCGGCATCGTCGCCGCGCGTGCCGTGACCATAGGCGGGGACTCCCGGCTCGACGACGCCGCCCTGCTGGAGCTCGCCACCGAGATCGAGGGTCACCCCGACAACGTGGCGGCCTGTCTGCTCGGCGGCTTCACCCTGTCCTGGATGGAGGCCGGAGCGGCGCGGGCGATCAGGATGGAGCCCGCCGATTCCGTCGTACCGGTGGTTTTCGTGCCCGGTAAGCCGGTCCTGACGGAGACCGCGCGCGGACTGCTCCCGCGCAGCGTGCCGCACGTCGACGCGGCCACCAACGCCGGCCGCGCCGCCCTGCTCGTCGAGGCACTCACCCGCCGCCCGGAACTGCTGCTGCCCGCCACCGAGGACCGCCTCCACCAGGAGTACCGCGCCCCCGCCATGCCGGAGAGCGCCGCGCTGGTGGAACGGCTGCGGGCCGACGGCGTCCCGGCGGTGATCTCCGGAGCGGGGCCCACGGTGCTGGCCCTCGTCGACGAGGACAGCGCCGACAAGGTCGCCCATCTGGCGGGCGAGGGGTGGGCCGCGAACCGGCTGGCGCTCGACACCCAAGGGGCCGGCGTGCTTCCGCTCGCGGCCTCCAGTGACATCTGA
- the rho gene encoding transcription termination factor Rho, producing MSDTTDLMGARVEETAAAPSTDASAPATGAGSRRRRGTGLEGMVLAELQQVASGLGIRGTARMRKSQLIEVIKEAQAGGTPQAAPAAKAADATETKPKRRATSKARTGDDAAPAAEKKAAVKAEAPAEKAVAQQQIEIPGQPAGGPSRDAGASRGAEAERGGDDAPVERRRRRATADAGSPETVTAEAKSEPKAETPAQAQPQGGDAGDGAEGRRRDRRERGRDRADRGDRPERGDRADRGERRKSDDQQGGQGGGQQRQDRQQQSGGRQDRQDRQDRQRDNGPQDDDDFEGGRRGRRGRYRDRRGRRGREEFGANEPQVADDDVLIPVAGILDILDNYAFIRTSGYLPGPNDVYVSLAQVRKNGLRKGDHVTGAVRQPKEGERREKFNALVRLDSVNGMAPESGRGRPEFNKLTPLYPQDRLRLETDPGILTTRIIDLVAPIGKGQRGLIVAPPKTGKTMIMQAIANAITHNNPECHLMVVLVDERPEEVTDMQRSVKGEVISSTFDRPAEDHTTVAELAIERAKRLVELGHDVVVLLDSITRLGRAYNLAAPASGRILSGGVDSTALYPPKRFFGAARNIEDGGSLTILATALVDTGSRMDEVIFEEFKGTGNAELKLDRKLADKRIFPAVDVDASGTRKEEILLGNDELAIVWKLRRVLHALDQQQAIELLLDKMRQTKSNAEFLLQIQKTTPTPGNGD from the coding sequence GTGAGCGACACCACCGATCTGATGGGCGCACGTGTCGAGGAGACCGCTGCCGCGCCCTCCACGGACGCCTCCGCGCCTGCCACCGGTGCCGGCTCCCGGCGGCGCCGCGGTACCGGCCTCGAGGGCATGGTGCTGGCCGAGCTCCAGCAGGTCGCATCCGGCCTCGGCATCAGGGGCACCGCGCGTATGCGCAAGAGCCAGCTGATCGAGGTCATCAAGGAGGCGCAGGCCGGGGGCACCCCCCAGGCCGCCCCGGCCGCGAAGGCCGCCGACGCCACCGAGACCAAGCCGAAGCGCCGGGCCACCTCCAAGGCCCGGACCGGCGACGACGCCGCTCCCGCCGCGGAGAAGAAGGCGGCCGTCAAGGCCGAGGCCCCGGCCGAGAAGGCCGTGGCGCAGCAGCAGATCGAGATTCCGGGCCAGCCGGCCGGGGGCCCGTCCCGCGACGCGGGCGCCTCCCGCGGAGCAGAGGCCGAGCGCGGGGGAGACGACGCTCCGGTGGAGCGCCGCCGTCGCCGCGCCACCGCCGACGCGGGCAGCCCCGAGACCGTCACCGCCGAGGCGAAGAGCGAGCCCAAGGCCGAGACGCCCGCACAGGCGCAGCCGCAGGGCGGCGACGCCGGTGACGGCGCCGAGGGCCGACGCCGCGACCGCCGTGAGCGCGGCCGTGACCGTGCCGACCGCGGGGACCGTCCCGAGCGGGGCGACCGTGCCGACCGCGGTGAGCGCCGCAAGAGCGACGACCAGCAGGGCGGGCAGGGTGGCGGCCAGCAGCGTCAGGACCGCCAGCAGCAGAGCGGCGGCCGTCAGGACCGTCAGGACCGTCAGGACCGCCAGCGTGACAACGGCCCCCAGGACGACGACGACTTCGAGGGTGGCCGCCGCGGCCGCCGCGGCCGTTACCGGGACCGCCGTGGCCGTCGTGGCCGCGAGGAGTTCGGTGCCAACGAGCCGCAGGTCGCCGACGACGACGTCCTGATCCCGGTCGCGGGCATCCTCGACATCCTCGACAACTACGCCTTCATCCGTACGTCGGGCTACCTGCCGGGTCCCAACGACGTGTACGTCTCCCTCGCCCAGGTCCGCAAGAACGGCCTGCGCAAGGGCGACCACGTCACCGGCGCGGTCCGTCAGCCCAAGGAGGGCGAGCGCCGCGAGAAGTTCAACGCGCTGGTGCGGCTCGACTCCGTCAACGGCATGGCGCCCGAATCCGGGCGCGGGCGGCCGGAGTTCAACAAGCTGACGCCGCTCTACCCGCAGGACCGCCTCCGGCTGGAGACGGACCCGGGCATCCTCACCACCCGCATCATCGACCTCGTCGCGCCGATCGGTAAGGGCCAGCGCGGTCTGATCGTGGCCCCGCCGAAGACCGGCAAGACCATGATCATGCAGGCCATCGCCAACGCGATCACGCACAACAACCCCGAGTGCCACCTGATGGTCGTCCTGGTCGACGAGCGTCCGGAAGAGGTCACCGACATGCAGCGGTCGGTCAAGGGCGAGGTCATCTCCTCGACCTTCGACCGCCCGGCCGAGGACCACACCACCGTCGCCGAGCTCGCCATCGAGCGCGCCAAGCGTCTGGTGGAGCTGGGCCACGACGTGGTCGTGCTGCTCGACTCGATCACGCGTCTGGGCCGTGCGTACAACCTCGCCGCGCCGGCCTCCGGCCGCATCCTGTCGGGTGGTGTCGACTCGACCGCCCTGTACCCGCCGAAGCGCTTCTTCGGTGCGGCCCGCAACATCGAGGACGGCGGCTCGCTGACCATCCTCGCCACCGCGCTGGTGGACACCGGGTCCCGCATGGACGAGGTCATCTTCGAGGAGTTCAAGGGAACCGGCAACGCCGAGCTCAAGCTCGACCGCAAGCTCGCCGACAAGCGCATCTTCCCGGCGGTGGACGTGGACGCGTCCGGTACCCGTAAGGAAGAGATCCTGCTCGGCAACGACGAGCTGGCCATCGTGTGGAAGCTGCGCCGGGTGCTGCACGCGCTCGACCAGCAGCAGGCGATCGAGCTGCTGCTCGACAAAATGCGGCAGACGAAGTCGAACGCCGAGTTCCTGTTGCAGATCCAGAAGACGACGCCGACGCCGGGAAACGGTGACTAG
- a CDS encoding LCP family protein encodes MSAESTPEPAIPGESGTTGRHRVRGSRRKPRNRGRGVLVMAWTAAGIVVLGGTGAGYLYFKLNGNIKSVDIDSALGTDRPVKVDNGSENILVLGSDTRSGTNQKLGGGPDDGSARSDTAMVVHVYEGHKKASVVSIPRDTVIDRPECTDAKGGTHDAASGVMFNSAYTTGGAACAVKTVESLSGVRMDHYLEVDFSGFQTLIDELGGVEVTTTKAIKDDDSHLDLKAGTHQLDGEQALGLVRTRHGVGDGSDLGRIQLQQAFMKALINQVKSVDLFGNPKKLYDLANTATRTVTTDSDLGSVNSLMSFASGLKGIGSSDMHMVTMPVQYDPANPNRVIVREAQAEQVWTALKEDRAIPESATEGTATGEADGVVSAG; translated from the coding sequence ATGTCCGCCGAGAGCACGCCGGAGCCCGCCATACCGGGTGAGTCCGGCACCACGGGGCGCCATCGCGTCCGCGGCAGTCGCCGCAAACCCCGGAACAGGGGCAGGGGCGTCCTGGTCATGGCCTGGACCGCGGCGGGCATCGTCGTCCTGGGCGGCACCGGCGCCGGGTACCTGTACTTCAAGCTCAACGGCAACATCAAGAGCGTCGACATCGACTCCGCCCTCGGCACCGACCGGCCCGTCAAGGTCGACAACGGCTCCGAGAACATCCTCGTCCTCGGCTCGGACACCCGCTCCGGCACCAACCAGAAGCTCGGCGGCGGCCCCGACGACGGCAGCGCCCGCTCCGACACCGCGATGGTCGTGCACGTCTACGAGGGCCACAAGAAGGCCAGCGTGGTGTCCATCCCGCGCGACACGGTCATCGACCGTCCCGAGTGCACCGACGCCAAGGGCGGCACGCACGACGCCGCGTCCGGCGTGATGTTCAACTCCGCGTACACCACCGGCGGAGCGGCCTGCGCGGTGAAGACCGTCGAGTCCCTCAGCGGGGTCCGCATGGACCACTATCTGGAGGTCGACTTCAGCGGCTTCCAGACGCTCATCGACGAACTCGGCGGTGTCGAGGTCACCACCACCAAAGCCATCAAGGACGACGACAGCCACCTCGACCTGAAGGCCGGCACGCACCAGCTCGACGGCGAGCAGGCCCTCGGCCTGGTCCGCACCCGGCACGGCGTCGGCGACGGTTCCGACCTCGGCCGCATCCAGCTCCAGCAGGCCTTCATGAAGGCGCTGATCAACCAGGTGAAGAGCGTCGACCTGTTCGGCAACCCCAAGAAGCTGTACGACCTCGCCAACACCGCGACCCGGACCGTGACGACCGACTCCGACCTCGGCTCGGTCAACTCGCTCATGTCCTTCGCCAGCGGCCTGAAGGGCATCGGCTCCTCGGACATGCACATGGTCACGATGCCGGTCCAGTACGACCCGGCGAACCCGAACCGGGTCATCGTCCGCGAGGCCCAGGCCGAGCAGGTGTGGACCGCCCTCAAGGAGGACCGGGCGATCCCGGAGTCGGCCACCGAGGGCACGGCCACCGGCGAGGCGGACGGCGTGGTGAGCGCCGGCTGA
- the rpmE gene encoding 50S ribosomal protein L31 — MKRDIHPAYVETQVSCTCGASFTTRSTIESGAIRADVCSECHPFYTGKQKILDTGGRVARFEARFGKAAGSKK; from the coding sequence TTGAAGCGCGACATCCACCCCGCGTACGTCGAGACGCAGGTCAGCTGCACCTGCGGCGCGTCGTTCACCACCCGCAGCACCATCGAGAGCGGCGCCATCCGCGCCGACGTGTGCTCCGAGTGCCACCCGTTCTACACGGGCAAGCAGAAGATCCTCGACACCGGTGGCCGTGTGGCCCGCTTCGAGGCCCGCTTCGGCAAGGCCGCCGGCTCCAAGAAGTAG
- the prfA gene encoding peptide chain release factor 1, producing MFEAVEELVAEHADLETKLADPSVHSDQANARKLNKRYAELTPIVATYRSWKQTGDDIETGREYAAVDPDFAAEVKELEKQREELTEKLRLLLVPRDPNDDKDVILEVKAGAGGDESALFAGDLLRMYLRYAERVGWKTEIIDATESELGGYKDVQVAVKTKGGQGATEPGQGVWARLKYEGGVHRVQRVPATESQGRIHTSAAGVLVTPEAEEVDVEINANDLRIDVYRSSGPGGQSVNTTDSAVRITHIPTGVVASCQNEKSQLQNKEQAMRILRSRLLAAAQEEAEKEAADARRSQVRTVDRSEKIRTYNFPENRISDHRVGFKAYNLDQVLDGDLDAVIQACVDADSAAKLAAA from the coding sequence ATGTTCGAGGCCGTCGAGGAACTCGTCGCCGAGCACGCCGACCTGGAGACGAAGCTCGCCGACCCGTCGGTCCACTCCGACCAGGCCAACGCGCGCAAGCTGAACAAGCGGTACGCCGAGCTGACCCCGATCGTCGCCACGTACCGCTCCTGGAAGCAGACCGGCGACGACATCGAGACCGGGCGTGAGTATGCCGCCGTCGACCCCGACTTCGCCGCCGAGGTCAAGGAGCTGGAGAAGCAGCGCGAGGAGCTGACGGAGAAGCTGCGTCTGCTGCTGGTGCCGCGTGACCCCAACGACGACAAGGACGTCATCCTGGAGGTCAAGGCGGGCGCGGGCGGCGACGAGTCGGCCCTGTTCGCCGGCGACCTGCTGCGGATGTACCTGCGCTACGCCGAGCGCGTCGGCTGGAAGACCGAGATCATCGACGCCACCGAGTCCGAGCTGGGCGGCTACAAGGACGTCCAGGTCGCCGTGAAGACCAAGGGCGGCCAGGGCGCCACCGAGCCCGGTCAGGGCGTGTGGGCCCGGCTGAAGTACGAGGGCGGCGTGCACCGCGTGCAGCGGGTCCCGGCCACGGAGTCGCAGGGCCGTATCCACACCTCCGCGGCCGGTGTCCTGGTGACGCCCGAGGCGGAGGAGGTCGACGTCGAGATCAACGCGAACGACCTGCGCATCGACGTGTACCGCTCCTCCGGACCCGGCGGCCAGTCGGTCAACACCACCGACTCCGCCGTGCGCATCACGCACATCCCGACCGGAGTCGTCGCCTCCTGCCAGAACGAGAAGAGCCAGCTGCAGAACAAGGAGCAGGCGATGCGTATCCTGCGCTCCAGGCTGCTCGCCGCGGCGCAGGAGGAGGCGGAGAAGGAAGCCGCCGACGCCCGCCGCAGCCAGGTCCGCACCGTCGACCGCTCCGAGAAGATCCGCACGTACAACTTCCCGGAGAACCGCATCTCGGACCACCGCGTCGGCTTCAAGGCGTACAACCTGGACCAGGTCCTGGACGGCGACCTCGACGCGGTGATCCAGGCCTGCGTCGACGCGGACTCGGCGGCGAAGCTGGCGGCCGCGTAA